The region TTTTCAATGGTTAATACAAATTGTATCGttagaaattttggaaaaagaatttaattCAAGTGaaagtcaaggtcaccttcactcTTTTAAACGACACTACGTATTTTTGACTGTGCAGCATTGTAGGCGACCTCAACACGAATTTAACGACTATTGTGACCTTGCGGTGAACTTGAACAGAAGAATCGTCACGAAAAATTGGGGATTGTACATTAACAGGAAGTAAACcgatattatttttgtattgttttttgttaatttagTTTAACAGTGGTCTCATTTTCTTTACGACCTCATTATCGTTAACATTCTTTATTTAATTGactgattaattttaatttgattcaCTGCTGAATGCCAAGGAACTAACTAAGTGAAGtattttgacattttctcgatAAACTAAAAATCGTAAGGGCTAAGTCTTAAACCATCCAGTATATAATTATTGATCTATTATAAAAGTATGCGAGAAAGAATGTAAATATTATGTTATCAAGGAAGCGGTAGTTTTAgggaacaaaataaataaacaaagataaaataactaatttactatttcatcaaaatataaaaattgcattataGTACTAGGTGCTGTAAAGATTCTGTTGTAAAAGAAAggtacataaaatattttaagatttaagtaaaagaagaaatagtGATGACAAAAGTGTGAAGTAAACTACGAAATTGTCTTGTATAATTACAATATAAATAACTGAGCTAATGCTAACTTATCGGGAAAATAATTGCGACTAGGTAAATGTTAACGCAACTCCGTGTGCCTTAATGGGTGAAAGAAACGAACTGCATGCTCGTATGAGCACAGAAATGcttattcattaaaaattacttttcGAGCAATTTTAGAGAACACTAAAAATAAATCGACTGATCTTGACCAGAGAGTTTGAAAATGCGTTAGGGAGTTGACTGCACTTGACAGGCTCAAGTTTAAAGTATAAATAAACCTgatgtgtacagtgaattcccgatataagtcactgcaagCATCGCGTTTAAAGATCACTgaaactacccacaccaccacggggccgaggagtgtaacataacacggtcgggtatatcggtgtaagACCAGAAGATCAATACTAATTCgataacaaaacttccttatttttcattattttttttatgggactttcaccaatatatttgtggcatttttctgattaaaatgataccaaacgcgatataattcagtTCATATTTAGACTAATTTtctgttaatgtaattgtaatgggaagtaattttaatcgttcattacacaagtaaatatcatcggaatttcaTCATATTTGGCTTCATTTTAATCGCCAgtaccgcgcaagtgacttatatcgggagtTTACTGTATTTAGCAGGTCCAAGCTACAAACTTAATCAACGTTTTCAAACTAAAGCTACAAATATACATGTACCTAATGTATAACTTCTTCCGTAGCGTTGGTGACCATATACACTTCCGCATTTGGCATAACCGCCGGTGCCCACAGACTATGGTCCCACAGAGCTTACAAAGCTAAATGGCCGTTGCGGCTACTTCTGGTCCTCCTCTTCACGATAAGCGGTCAGGTAAGCCAATTTGTTTCTCACTTCATCTACATTCTTCTCGGAACGTCTCATTTTGTCCCCTGAGTTGCACTGCCCTGCagaagaaatattgtaatcccTCAAGAGTCCACATACCTTTTTACCATTTTCCAAAAACGTTATACTCTGTTAGAGaacattaacaattttttatacagAGTGTCTCATTAGATATTACCAACTTGATTTAcgtgattattattattcgcaGTGAGAAATGTTTTGATGGAGATTAAATGGTTTCAAGAGATTCATATACTATAGTAGTTTTATTAGCGTTTTTAAAGGTGGAAGCGTCAAAGACTtacgaaggtcaactttgtcgAGATGTAAATAGATGTTACATTTAACCCTTTTTGTACATAATTACTAAATAAAGGTATCATTAGTAAGAGCGTCAGACTTTCttagcaatatttaaattaaaatatctcctaaactaataatttttcgacatacgtgagtcaatacttttttatggaaaatacaaaattgtatcgATTGTTGAACGATTGTCAAACGGTGccgtttaaaaaatcaaaggTGACCTCCCTATGTCCTGGACTATAAGTAGTATTTGCGGAACAATTGTTGAAAGGTGTATTGGTTATATTTCACTCTTTTCTCGAGAAGGGTAACCAATGCTGACGGAGAATGAGTTGTTCAGAGAAGTAAGACGAATCTAAGGGTAAGAAGTAGACtgtgaatatttatgcaaaataaaaatattgcacaTCAATTGTAAAAGACAAGAGTCAAGTAATAATTCTTTCTGTCATTAACAATAttaagaagtcgaaaataatacatcgATGTTTCTAAATActcttaattttttcaatatttctgtcgtaaatgcataaaatccgtgatCTAGTAATAAGATTGACGTGTGCATTTGAAAAGTAACATCAACTTTGTTTGTGCAGAGGCACGTTTATGCGTGGGCGTTGGACCACCGAGTTCACCACAAGTACAGCGAAACCAACGCCGATCCCCATAACGCGAAAAGGGGTTTCTTTTTCGCACACGTTGGCTGGTTGTTCACGACGCCTCATCCGGATGTCATTTTGAAACGTAAAGCTGTTGACATGAGCGACCTGGAAGCTGACCCAATCGTCATGTGGCAGAAAAGGTAAGAAAACGCGGAACAGGATCACTCAACATGTTAATTGTCACATTACTACCCAAACTCGAAAATTCGAATTCGTGATAGTGATTACTTTATACTGTGCATttctatgaaaaataaaaattttctaagtcgaTCACAAATCGATCAGATTGTTAGACTTTTCATGGTTTTACGCTTCATTTTATGCCtcgaatttaaattaatttataaatactCAAGAAAATAGCAAGtaagtaatattattgttattgtcaTTTGCAGACTCTATGTTCCTCTTTTTGCCCTGCTCACCATCGCGCTTCCCGTCAGTGTGCCATATTACTTTTGGTCTGAATCATTGTGGATCTCTTTCTGGGTGAACTTCAATTTCCGGTTCAGCGTGACCTTGAATGTAGCCTTCTGTGTGAACAGTGTGGCGCACATGTGGGGCCATAAACCGTACGACAAGTaagtttgttttctttcttttcctcgGGCACGAACGAGTTTGTCAAAATTGTTACCAACTTTTCTTTCCATATCTCACATTATCTGTATATTGCGGTACAAAAGCCTTCACGTCATCTTAGtgatgaaaattgatttttcattgCAACCTTTTTCGGCTTAACATCTTAAAATCACATTCCCAAATCGTTGCAGTTAAATTCGGGTGTTTGCGATGAAGTACAATGATACAGAGGGAAGCGTAAAGACTTTATCTGGCAACTCTGCTCAGCATCATACATTTTAATATTtggatttttatttcaaattcgtTACTTTGATCCTATGGAATTTCTGAATTGGCATCGAAAGCGCACTTTATCTACTGGAAGCCTATTAGCAGGCTTTTCAATCATTGTGCTGGACAAATGGAAGCTTAACAATCTTCTTTTATACAACAAtgccaaacgaaattattagattgcgtTATTGAGGGTGAGATGTTGGTTTATGATTGAAGTTTCTGTTGTTGTTGAATGATCTATGAAAAAATTCTCAGCCACGGGGCATAAACAGTGTGTTAAGGCTGCAGGTTATCAAAAAGTTCGAGAACTCGTTCgctataaaaaatttaaaatatttccaggTACATCTCACCAGTGGAAAACCTGGTGGTCTCCATAGCAGCTTTGGGCGAGGGTTGGCATAACTTCCACCACGTGTTTCCATGGGATTACAAAACTGGGGAATTGGGAAACTACAGCTACAACATCACCACAGGGTTCATCGATGCATTCGCGAGCATTGGATGGGCATACGACCGGAAATACGTGTCTCCATCGATGGTTCGACGAAGAGCAAACCGATCCGGCGACGGCAGCCATGTTTGGGGTTATGGCGACGCCGATATTCCATCCGAGGATCTTCGAGAACTGAAAAAAATGAACTAAATTAAAATAGAGTCAATTTCGGTCACTCGTGAACGAAATCagcttttaattttaatttagtgGACCAAGAAGATAACGATATCGATCGACACCAGCTCTCGTGTGATAACGTCGACGGAAAGTGTATGACTGGTCGGATGTTGACGGTTTCGACGTCGATTATTCCGAGAACCATGGAGTTTCGTGTACCATGAACTTTTTTTAACGAGGTGTACGAAGACACGGACAATAGTAGTTCCACTCTCGTTTGGATCGATGTGGTAACGTTCCGGACAGCTCTGCAACGTCTTCGTTCGTGTAGCGTTCGTGTGAGAAGTATTATGTCGTAGACGAATGTGAATAGAAATGTATTCGTTGATCGCTGGTGTCCTCAGAACGTTGACTtcgtgagtgtgtgtgtgtgtgtgtgtgtgtgtattagGTGTGCAAATGAATTCGGTGCCTTTTTCTAGCGATATTTATCTCTTATTCTTAAAGGAAGTATACAAGATTATGTTTCGAAGTATTACATACACAATTTTGTAGTACTTTTTCCCATCTAGTTGGTAGATTATAGGTGTGTTCCCGAAAAAAGGACGGCCgattgcccgtacgggcagcgattctCTTGCCCTGGGCGTACACAGAACGGCGGAAGAGATACCGATTGCATGTAACAGAGTATTTTTAAACCGGAAGATCTATAATTTAAACTAAAGTTACGATCGATTGGATAAAAAGGCGCCGAACTTATTTCCACACCGAACATTCGATGGAACAGTGTACAAAAgaatctgtatttttaattagaTATCGTGGAAAGTTTTTGTTGAACGAAACACGATGGGGAAAAGAGGTGAAAAGTAGTCGCAGTCTTCTCTGGGCTTCTCGTTCTGTGATCTAAGAAAAATAGAGATATTTTTACACGTATTATAGTTTCTTTCACTGCCTTCGGAAACTGTTGAAAAAGCCAGCATCCACACAAGGACATTCTATTTGATTGTCGCGTCGAAATGAAAATTACAAGATATGCAGAAGAGTGGAAAGTGCAGGGTGGTTAGAAGAGAATTGGAAGTTCTTATGAAAGTAGCTGAACCCGGTATCAtttaaaaagtaattaattgaattttatcAGACTGTTCGAGCCATGATAAAATGTAGCGATAAATAATTGTCcgacaatgttaataataagcTGTTTAGTCATTCTGCAATTCCACTGGAAATGATAGTTCCTTAAGAGCTTTTCCGCGAGGCAAATTTTTTTACTTCGACAAAGTACTCgctgtaatttatttattttaccgaTATTGGGCTAAGACGGAACACATGCTTTAGCATAATTATGTTTACGATACGATAACTTATGTTTACACAACAACCGGTGTTTGTAGAACATTAAAATGCGCCGTAGCCACAAGCTTTAAACGTAGACGAAGGGCAAGAACAACTCGGTTTGTAAATGTGGAGATCAATTTACGATTGAATTTCGTGTGCAACAAACTACTAAAACGGTATTATGTATGTTCGAACGAATAAACAATGAATAGATTACAAAAATGGGACAAGTAACTGCGTAATCGACGAGCATCAAACTGATTGAATCATTAATTAATTCTACTTCACTTTGTTACGTTTtccaataaattttcattttaaatctTTAAGTGATTTCCGTTTCATTCGAGAATCGCGCACCTCTTCCCAAAAATGACTTCCAAATATGAAAGCCTTCGCCGTCACGGAAATCGTAATTTGTGGAAAAGTATTTAGCAAAGTTAGAGTCATTGAAAACAAGTAATTTTAATCGTTAAGTGCTTATGGCCATTAACACTTCATTCACTGGGAACGTAACTTGATATTCTATGTACAAGACAATTGAGTCTGTTTCCGCTgagaattatattataaataaatatattacaataataaatgattttaaacaGGAGAACACATCCAGATAATAAACTCTTGCTTACATAAAAAATATTAGCTTATTATCACCAATTTATAGAATTGGAAATATATATAGAGATTATTTTGGAATTTATAACACCGTACAATCTGCGAAacgtaataaattaaaaaaatttcgatggagtggaatatagaaaatagagtcttccaaaaattataaaatgtagAATGTAGTAGAATTCAAGGCggttttgttttattattaatttgcaACAGGTATTGTCGAAAGAAAAATGGTTTCTTCTATTTTGTGATTCTTTAAAGTCTGTAGATGTGTAAATTTGTCAAAGCTTACGTAATCTGATTACCAACAATGCAATAAAATCCTGAATATCAGAGTAAAAGTTTGCCAGATTTTCTGCTGTATGAACTGATATCTAAAACTGTTGATATCTCTATAGAAGTCCACACTCTTGGAGCTACAACGGATTATGATAATATCAAGAGAATTCAAGTGGAATCGATTGGGATCACAAGGTTCAATGGTTGCAATGTCCAAAATTCAAGAGCACGCTGAAAGGCACTTAAGAAGCATCATCATGGACAATGGGTGGGCACGTGCGAAAATTCAAATTATGATCGCCCGCTCACTGACCAGAAACTCATATACGGAATATTTCTGATCATTTAGACTACCGAAGTATCTATAAAACTGCTTGTCCAAACTTGTAACACCGCAAACAATACGAGCAAATGACCCATTAAAACTAATAAAATTTGTGTGCAAATCACAATCTGACATTTCCGACTCAATCTGCAGAATAAAAGAACGTCAATTTGTAAGAGTCCTCCAGCATATACTCACTCGCTGCAATCAGCATAAACATAATGGAAACCGTAGAATAACTAATTCGATCTACCCGTTTGCATATGAATTTTGTGGTTCGATATGTGTTTCGTGTGGAGAGAAGGGGGAAGGTGTGGGTGCAGTGTGAAGTGTACGAAATGTGGAAGCACTACGATCTAGCAAAATCTCGATTGGCGTCGGCAGCCTATGCGTAGCCGCTTCAACAAGGACAAAAACAAAGGAAATGACGGTGTAAAAAGAACATTAATGAAATTCGAACGAAGACCTCGAGGTCAATCGACGAGACTCAAAACCGGCATTAGTCGTCGTAGTTCGTCTCGGGTCCTGCAGTAGCTCGTTTCGTGCTACAAAAATCAAGGTAAAGTTCATCGCCGTGGCCACGTTGTCCAAAATACATACCAGGGTATCTTTTCTCTCTAATCCGATTCATCGTAACACTCCTTCAATGGAAAATAGTTCCGAGATTTCAGTGGCATTTTGTTCGGTCGCGAGAATTCTTTTCGAGACCATAGGACCTTTTTTCCGAATTTCACGCGACAGACACACGCGTTCGAACAAGTGAAAGATCCGACGACTGTACAAGTTTTTCCTTCCCGTCGACCCTCTCCGGTTTTGATGtgtgtatttttgttttcttgtgGTACCAGGATGTCGAACAACAAGGAGCCCGTGAAGAAGCAGGAAATCAAATGGGGGGCCGTGCTGTGGTACATACACCTGCACGTTCTTGGTGTTTATGCCCTCTGGCTGATGATCACTTCCGCCAAATGGATGACCGTGTTCTTTAGTAAGACATTTCATGTTTGTTAACAGTCATGTTTCAATGTTATTAAAAGTCATAAACGATCGGAACCACTCGTTCACAATTAGAGTACAAAAATAACTTGTTGCGCTTCTcaaatcctaataaaatttggtttcctTAATGGATACAGTTGAACCTCAATTATCCAAATTGAACGGGGAAACACAATTGTTCGCATATTAGAACAGTTACTGGATTAGAGTGctagattcaatttttatgaatcaATACAATAAATAGCGTTGCATATGGATAGCTTCTCAATAGTTTGCATTTTCTTGATCTGTAGAAATTACTGTAATTCGCATGTACAAGGGAGAAAGTAACTTAGCTAATAATACAAATCAAGTTAAATGCGTAGAAATGTTCACATTTTATCCCTCATAGTTATCGTATCTATGCAATGAAATGTGTAATTCGTTGTTAAAAACTTAGCAACGGACCTTCTCGTTTTGAAACCCGCCAAGAAAAGTAAAAACGTTGTATTTAGAAAAGTTTACAGAGTCATTGTAGGTAAGAATTATtctcaaaattaaatttctcaaaaatgtcgAGTGATGGAGAGAAACGGTTTGCGTATTCGTAACCAACATAAATTCTATAATTGGTACAAGAAACCGAAGAAAAATCTTTAATTCAATGAAATATGATTGTGGGAATAATAATGTTTGCTTTAAACTGCAGCGCTTTTTATAACAATGACCGGCTGTCTTGGCGTGACCGTGGGCGCCCACAGATTGTGGGCTCACAGAAGTTTCGGGGCATCGGGGTCGCTCAGACTCTTCCTCATGTTGGCTCACACCCTCGCTGGCGTGGTAAGTATCTCAAGGATGTTATGTCAATCGAATGCTTGGATGATCGCCCACATCGCAGAGAGATCTATAATTAGCAAATATTTATCTGAAAGAATTCTACATTTGCAGGGGCCAATCTACGACTGGGTGCTCTACCACAGGATCCATCACAAGTTTTACGGGACCGACAAGGATCCGTATAACCACAAAAAAGGATTCATATACAGCCACTACATGGGAAACTTCCAATCCCCGAAAGTCGATTACGAACAGGCGAAAGCCGAAGTGGACATGAGCGATCTGGATAACGATATATACGTTTGGGCACAGAAGCAGTAAGATCTACTTATAACGCAGGTGGCTTGGAGCTAATGCgtcattaattttattcgaaatgcTTCGATTTGCTTCGATCATGTAATCTTGATTCCGCCATTGCGTGTGAATGGATACAGCTCATTGGTGTAATCTTCAGCGAGTCACTGAAGTACGCTCTTTGGAACGAAGTCACTTTTTCAAAAGTGAGCCaaacgacttggatttttttttttttttttggagaagttagaataattagtttactagataatGTAGAAGCGGGATTTTTAAATTTTGGTACATTTGAGATGAAGAAAAAAAGGCGCCATTTGTTTCTTTCAGACGGCTAGAACAGTCAAAATTAATGACCGATAGGACGGCTTTCTCGCGACGTTACTTATGAACACGTCCTAAAATTTGTAATAGAACGTCTTGTAAAAATTTGTGCTACTACTTCGAACATGTATGAACACAtatgcaaagtttcagcttACTGGTTTCTACCATCTTCTTGAAATTAACTCCAAACCGAAAACGCGCGTCTACCCCTTAGACCGAAGAACCCAGCAGGGTTAATTAgagtcttaaccctttgcactcgaaggtactttaactccaaaacgaaacatttcttatgacctagaatatttccctcgtatatatatatttttatgttatacatatgaaaatggtgcaatttactcgtacaatactgaagtatttagtaatttattacatacaaacaaatttaataatgtaaaatatatttcgaataacgatacagcaatttttagtggcgccttacagtcgccattcgagtgctaagggttaatactctCCAGTCTAATTGCAATCAATCGTCGTGTTTGTGTGATTAAAGTCATAGGTTCCTTTCATTTACATGATAACTACTTCGGTAATTTTAGAGCCAACATTTGACTAACGAAACTTTATGTAACAGCAACATCCATTTCAGTCCCATTCAGCTATAGCCCGTGCGGgtagaaaatttgatttttcggGCATAAGCGACTTGGGACGATGGTTCagcctatgacaatatttttctcgCTGACGTCATCATTTCTCGCGGACATCGGTGGGCGTCCTTGCCCTTGCTCCGTCAATTTCGGGAAATTCTTAACGAGTTTGGTTTCATTTTTCTAGTTTCTACTGGCTAATCTTTGGCATATTCGGATTACTGCTGCCATTGAATGCACCATTGGAGTACTGGGACGAGTCGATGGGACTTACTGTGATGCTTACAGGAATTTTGCGGTTTGCCATAACAGTGAACGTGTCTTGGCTGGTGAACAGTGCTCTTATCGTCTGGAACGTCGAACAGAACGAGTTAATGTCCATTTTTGATACCTTTTCTTTACTGTACAAACTTTTCATTAAAATGCCGAAGAGTCACGGCACCGTCGTTATTGCTACAGACGGCATATACACGAAATAAAGTAAATCAGAGTCGCTATTATAAAATCACGAAGACAAACGTTTCAACTTTTGTACGTAGTGTTGAATCTGATTTCGTAAGAGCAATTAAACATATAAACTATAGTAATATTCTAGATAGAGTGGTACATTTTACAATTCCAACAAACTCCGATTATTTTGGTTTTCCTCATGATCACACATcctttaataaacatttttaaatcataATTATTCTATTCTTTGACTACAGTAGTATCTAATTTGACTGTAGGCGTCCGATAACAATTTTCCGAATAGTCTCCAGTTCAGTGGATGAATTCGCGACGGTAACATAATACTTGGAACTATTCCCATCGTGATCCGACAGAGGACAGCAGTTGATGATTTTTATCAAATGCATATGACAACAATTGTCGACTGTGGACTGGCCGATGGTCACTTCACAATACGaagaaattaacactaaacctaccacggtcaaaatgaccggatttctatttcaaaattattgaaattagaaaaacgttttcattgaaaattacttaattgatttcttcatttaagcacgtattataatgaaaatcgtacaaagttcaaTTCActtttctcccttctataagatgtttcacttttatatgttttgtgtttcgtaggtttagtgttaaattaatAGACTGCTGATCAttaggcgaaaaaaaaaaaaatgtaccaaGTCGAACATCTAGAAGAAGATCTTCTTTTAACAATCTTAATAGATCGAAAATAATActacaatattttgaaattcttccaatgtcttTACAGTTGTGTATTTCAGCTATTGATTTTAGTCGAGTGCGTGACATCTGCAGTTTATTAagaaattgtaaataatattcCATAATAACAACTGACTAAGGAGCTGTGTATTCCACGCATTGTTCAAAGTGATTGATTGAGTGAGTCACTGATC is a window of Halictus rubicundus isolate RS-2024b chromosome 4, iyHalRubi1_principal, whole genome shotgun sequence DNA encoding:
- the LOC143353642 gene encoding acyl-CoA Delta-9 desaturase — its product is MSNNKEPVKKQEIKWGAVLWYIHLHVLGVYALWLMITSAKWMTVFFTLFITMTGCLGVTVGAHRLWAHRSFGASGSLRLFLMLAHTLAGVGPIYDWVLYHRIHHKFYGTDKDPYNHKKGFIYSHYMGNFQSPKVDYEQAKAEVDMSDLDNDIYVWAQKHFYWLIFGIFGLLLPLNAPLEYWDESMGLTVMLTGILRFAITVNVSWLVNSALIVWNVEQNEFRSSPNWSIFFIRRTNWPAYHYKLPWDWKSGEFGTYDAGCSTFFIKMWYELGFINRMQTVVSEDVRDLLHEVAAQKTTVEKGFDKLKDIAEYNASKSQLQFR
- the LOC143353637 gene encoding acyl-CoA Delta-9 desaturase, which translates into the protein MAPSFSSKDSVPPTVQEVCETESKETNLKNGRVPETQDFLTVDENYRSSKTKYVPQIRWLDLVAQIFIHAGGVYGLYLIFTEAKFLTSLWALVTIYTSAFGITAGAHRLWSHRAYKAKWPLRLLLVLLFTISGQRHVYAWALDHRVHHKYSETNADPHNAKRGFFFAHVGWLFTTPHPDVILKRKAVDMSDLEADPIVMWQKRLYVPLFALLTIALPVSVPYYFWSESLWISFWVNFNFRFSVTLNVAFCVNSVAHMWGHKPYDKYISPVENLVVSIAALGEGWHNFHHVFPWDYKTGELGNYSYNITTGFIDAFASIGWAYDRKYVSPSMVRRRANRSGDGSHVWGYGDADIPSEDLRELKKMN